Proteins from one Pleuronectes platessa chromosome 16, fPlePla1.1, whole genome shotgun sequence genomic window:
- the LOC128458875 gene encoding spidroin-1 isoform X2 produces the protein MLFRALLQTSLVLWLAQQTLQGGVRPQSVSFGRVLPARGVGVGLRPAVSGALGAMGNRYGNKAMKAGIGRYPGAQLGLGGYRSLGLGGRAGLRQGGYGAQGAYGASLGTGMGMGTGFNGLGQGLGQGGKRGYGAGVGTLPGYGAMAGMGYPEARPGIGLGYPTGQRAEEQIPGVSAADLGGPELASLGQALQDLKREKGRVLGLLKGKGDKGFVPETPAGGDGILGPIAPELLAGVHSLEPLVKSSNLGSTNPFDKPSKNLGLAASQAQGRDSHEPTFLKRKITTGHGVTLAAGGVRQQLPLNQDNTRNPISSQAQSAGDYDLSIQQNQRPTNCGSTRDLSEVSRINLREMLGSERTQGFLPQLHFGKGNKHLGHADPQAEREKGYPLPQDLTGYMGGAGNYLGASLGAGGYGAGLGQGAYLGGAAGKHAAAAAALGQGGYPQGVPGYGDGATGLLGAVGNGYGGDAAKALAAGYGNGYSDGYGAGLGYPAHLADGAENKAGKNKALSTGGYAGQAQGGYGAGAAQVPYGSAPVIPTGLEGEGGYPYGAQSLSLRAEGAKSSDKYGAAAGYRAQKTGYGAQLGATQDAMGEQAGKYGGVNGALGNGYKG, from the exons ATGCTGTTTCGAGCTCTGCTCCAGACGTCGCTGGTTCTCTGGTTGGCTCAGCAAACTCTGCAAGGCG gggTTAGACCTCAGAGTGTATCCTTTGGCAGAGTGCTGCCAGCCAGAG GTGTTGGTGTTGGACTTAGACCAGCAG TTTCAGGAGCCCTTGGCGCTATGGGAAATCGTTATGGCAACAAAGCGATGAAGGCTGGAA TTGGCCGTTATCCTGGGGCTCAGCTCGGTCTGG GGGGTTACAGATCTCTTGGATTAGGAGGAAGAGCAGGCCTGAGGCAAGGTGGATATGGAGCCCAGGGAGCCTATG GTGCCAGCCTGGGCACCGGAATGGGAATGGGGACTGGATTTAACGGACTGGGACAGGGCTTGGGccagggaggaaaaagag GTTATGGTGCTGGCGTCGGAACTCTGCCAG GATATGGGGCTATGGCTGGCATGGGCTATCCTGAGGCCCGACCAG GAATTGGACTTGGTTATCCCACTGGACAGAGGGCTGAGGAACAAATACCCG gtgtgtctgcagcagattTGGGGGGACCAGAGCTGGCCAGTCTGGGCCAAGCTCTTCAAGATCTGAAGAGGGAAAAGGGCAGAGTACTTGGTCTCTTGAAGGGGAAAGGAGACAAAGGTTTTGTTCCTGAAACACCAGCTGGAGGGGACGGTATTCTTGGTCCTATTGCACCTGAGTTACTGGCTGGAGTCCACAGCCTCGAACCGTTAGTAAAGTCATCAAATCTTGGATCTACGAACCCTTTTGATAAACCGAGTAAAAATCTTGGTCTTGCTGCTTCACAAGCACAAGGAAGAGACAGTCATGAGCCTACTTTCTTGAAAAGAAAGATCACCACAGGCCATGGAGTCACACTGGCAGCTGGAGGAGTAAGACAGCAGCTGCCTCTGAATCAAGACAACACCAGAAACCCCATCTCCTCTCAGGCACAGAGTGCTGGAGACTACGATTTATCGATTCAACAAAATCAGCGACCCACAAACTGTGGATCCACTCGTGATCTGTCCGAGGTATCAAGGATCAATCTCCGTGAGATGTTGGGATCAGAAAGGACTCAAGGTTTTTTGCCTCAGCTTCACTTTGGTAAAGGCAACAAACATCTCGGACATGCAGATCCAcaagcagaaagagagaaaggctaTCCACTGCCTCAAGATCTCACAG GTTATATGGGTGGAGCGGGAAACTACCTGGGAGCAAGCCTGGGCGCTGGAGGCTACGGAGCAG GTTTGGGGCAGGGAGCATACCTGGGTGGTGCGGCCGGCAAACATG ctgccgctgccgctgcaCTCGGACAGGGTGGGTATCCTCAAGGTGTTCCAG GCTATGGTGACGGAGCAACCGGGCTGCTGGGTGCTGTTGGAAATGGCTACG GTGGAGACGCTGCAAAAGCTTTGGCTGCAG GTTACGGGAATGGTTACAGCGACGGTTACGGAGCTG GGCTTGGTTACCCAGCACACTTAGCTGATGGGGCTGAGAACAAAGCAGGGAAGAATAAAG CCCTCAGCACGGGAGGCTACGCCGGGCAGGCCCAGGGAGGATATG GAGCAGGGGCTGCTCAGGTTCCTTATGGGAGCGCTCCAGTGATTCCAACTGGACTGGAAG GTGAAGGGGGCTACCCGTACGGCGCTCAGTCGCTCAGCCTCAGAGCTGAAGGTGCTAAATCCTCTGACAAATATG gagctgctgcaggatacAGAGCTCAGAAGACAG GTTATGGTGCACAGCTGGGAGCGACTCAAGATGCGATGG GAGAGCAGGCTGGCAAATATGGTGGAGTTAACGGTGCCCTTGGAAATGGATACAAAG GCTAA
- the LOC128458875 gene encoding spidroin-1 isoform X4 — MLFRALLQTSLVLWLAQQTLQGGVRPQSVSFGRVLPARGVGVGLRPAVSGALGAMGNRYGNKAMKAGIGRYPGAQLGLGGYRSLGLGGRAGLRQGGYGAQGAYGASLGTGMGMGTGFNGLGQGLGQGGKRGYGAGVGTLPGYGAMAGMGYPEARPGIGLGYPTGQRAEEQIPGVSAADLGGPELASLGQALQDLKREKGRVLGLLKGKGDKGFVPETPAGGDGILGPIAPELLAGVHSLEPLVKSSNLGSTNPFDKPSKNLGLAASQAQGRDSHEPTFLKRKITTGHGVTLAAGGVRQQLPLNQDNTRNPISSQAQSAGDYDLSIQQNQRPTNCGSTRDLSEVSRINLREMLGSERTQGFLPQLHFGKGNKHLGHADPQAEREKGYPLPQDLTGYMGGAGNYLGASLGAGGYGAGLGQGAYLGGAAGKHAAAAAALGQGGYPQGVPGYGDGATGLLGAVGNGYGGDAAKALAAGYGNGYSDGYGAALSTGGYAGQAQGGYGAGAAQVPYGSAPVIPTGLEGEGGYPYGAQSLSLRAEGAKSSDKYGAAAGYRAQKTGYGAQLGATQDAMGEQAGKYGGVNGALGNGYKG, encoded by the exons ATGCTGTTTCGAGCTCTGCTCCAGACGTCGCTGGTTCTCTGGTTGGCTCAGCAAACTCTGCAAGGCG gggTTAGACCTCAGAGTGTATCCTTTGGCAGAGTGCTGCCAGCCAGAG GTGTTGGTGTTGGACTTAGACCAGCAG TTTCAGGAGCCCTTGGCGCTATGGGAAATCGTTATGGCAACAAAGCGATGAAGGCTGGAA TTGGCCGTTATCCTGGGGCTCAGCTCGGTCTGG GGGGTTACAGATCTCTTGGATTAGGAGGAAGAGCAGGCCTGAGGCAAGGTGGATATGGAGCCCAGGGAGCCTATG GTGCCAGCCTGGGCACCGGAATGGGAATGGGGACTGGATTTAACGGACTGGGACAGGGCTTGGGccagggaggaaaaagag GTTATGGTGCTGGCGTCGGAACTCTGCCAG GATATGGGGCTATGGCTGGCATGGGCTATCCTGAGGCCCGACCAG GAATTGGACTTGGTTATCCCACTGGACAGAGGGCTGAGGAACAAATACCCG gtgtgtctgcagcagattTGGGGGGACCAGAGCTGGCCAGTCTGGGCCAAGCTCTTCAAGATCTGAAGAGGGAAAAGGGCAGAGTACTTGGTCTCTTGAAGGGGAAAGGAGACAAAGGTTTTGTTCCTGAAACACCAGCTGGAGGGGACGGTATTCTTGGTCCTATTGCACCTGAGTTACTGGCTGGAGTCCACAGCCTCGAACCGTTAGTAAAGTCATCAAATCTTGGATCTACGAACCCTTTTGATAAACCGAGTAAAAATCTTGGTCTTGCTGCTTCACAAGCACAAGGAAGAGACAGTCATGAGCCTACTTTCTTGAAAAGAAAGATCACCACAGGCCATGGAGTCACACTGGCAGCTGGAGGAGTAAGACAGCAGCTGCCTCTGAATCAAGACAACACCAGAAACCCCATCTCCTCTCAGGCACAGAGTGCTGGAGACTACGATTTATCGATTCAACAAAATCAGCGACCCACAAACTGTGGATCCACTCGTGATCTGTCCGAGGTATCAAGGATCAATCTCCGTGAGATGTTGGGATCAGAAAGGACTCAAGGTTTTTTGCCTCAGCTTCACTTTGGTAAAGGCAACAAACATCTCGGACATGCAGATCCAcaagcagaaagagagaaaggctaTCCACTGCCTCAAGATCTCACAG GTTATATGGGTGGAGCGGGAAACTACCTGGGAGCAAGCCTGGGCGCTGGAGGCTACGGAGCAG GTTTGGGGCAGGGAGCATACCTGGGTGGTGCGGCCGGCAAACATG ctgccgctgccgctgcaCTCGGACAGGGTGGGTATCCTCAAGGTGTTCCAG GCTATGGTGACGGAGCAACCGGGCTGCTGGGTGCTGTTGGAAATGGCTACG GTGGAGACGCTGCAAAAGCTTTGGCTGCAG GTTACGGGAATGGTTACAGCGACGGTTACGGAGCTG CCCTCAGCACGGGAGGCTACGCCGGGCAGGCCCAGGGAGGATATG GAGCAGGGGCTGCTCAGGTTCCTTATGGGAGCGCTCCAGTGATTCCAACTGGACTGGAAG GTGAAGGGGGCTACCCGTACGGCGCTCAGTCGCTCAGCCTCAGAGCTGAAGGTGCTAAATCCTCTGACAAATATG gagctgctgcaggatacAGAGCTCAGAAGACAG GTTATGGTGCACAGCTGGGAGCGACTCAAGATGCGATGG GAGAGCAGGCTGGCAAATATGGTGGAGTTAACGGTGCCCTTGGAAATGGATACAAAG GCTAA
- the LOC128458875 gene encoding spidroin-1 isoform X3 translates to MLFRALLQTSLVLWLAQQTLQGGVRPQSVSFGRVLPARGVGVGLRPAVSGALGAMGNRYGNKAMKAGIGRYPGAQLGLGGYRSLGLGGRAGLRQGGYGAQGAYGASLGTGMGMGTGFNGLGQGLGQGGKRGYGAGVGTLPGYGAMAGMGYPEARPGIGLGYPTGQRAEEQIPGVSAADLGGPELASLGQALQDLKREKGRVLGLLKGKGDKGFVPETPAGGDGILGPIAPELLAGVHSLEPLVKSSNLGSTNPFDKPSKNLGLAASQAQGRDSHEPTFLKRKITTGHGVTLAAGGVRQQLPLNQDNTRNPISSQAQSAGDYDLSIQQNQRPTNCGSTRDLSEVSRINLREMLGSERTQGFLPQLHFGKGNKHLGHADPQAEREKGYPLPQDLTGYMGGAGNYLGASLGAGGYGAGLGQGAYLGGAAGKHAAAAAALGQGGYPQGVPGYGDGATGLLGAVGNGYGGDAAKALAAAGYGNGYSDGYGAALSTGGYAGQAQGGYGAGAAQVPYGSAPVIPTGLEGEGGYPYGAQSLSLRAEGAKSSDKYGAAAGYRAQKTGYGAQLGATQDAMGEQAGKYGGVNGALGNGYKG, encoded by the exons ATGCTGTTTCGAGCTCTGCTCCAGACGTCGCTGGTTCTCTGGTTGGCTCAGCAAACTCTGCAAGGCG gggTTAGACCTCAGAGTGTATCCTTTGGCAGAGTGCTGCCAGCCAGAG GTGTTGGTGTTGGACTTAGACCAGCAG TTTCAGGAGCCCTTGGCGCTATGGGAAATCGTTATGGCAACAAAGCGATGAAGGCTGGAA TTGGCCGTTATCCTGGGGCTCAGCTCGGTCTGG GGGGTTACAGATCTCTTGGATTAGGAGGAAGAGCAGGCCTGAGGCAAGGTGGATATGGAGCCCAGGGAGCCTATG GTGCCAGCCTGGGCACCGGAATGGGAATGGGGACTGGATTTAACGGACTGGGACAGGGCTTGGGccagggaggaaaaagag GTTATGGTGCTGGCGTCGGAACTCTGCCAG GATATGGGGCTATGGCTGGCATGGGCTATCCTGAGGCCCGACCAG GAATTGGACTTGGTTATCCCACTGGACAGAGGGCTGAGGAACAAATACCCG gtgtgtctgcagcagattTGGGGGGACCAGAGCTGGCCAGTCTGGGCCAAGCTCTTCAAGATCTGAAGAGGGAAAAGGGCAGAGTACTTGGTCTCTTGAAGGGGAAAGGAGACAAAGGTTTTGTTCCTGAAACACCAGCTGGAGGGGACGGTATTCTTGGTCCTATTGCACCTGAGTTACTGGCTGGAGTCCACAGCCTCGAACCGTTAGTAAAGTCATCAAATCTTGGATCTACGAACCCTTTTGATAAACCGAGTAAAAATCTTGGTCTTGCTGCTTCACAAGCACAAGGAAGAGACAGTCATGAGCCTACTTTCTTGAAAAGAAAGATCACCACAGGCCATGGAGTCACACTGGCAGCTGGAGGAGTAAGACAGCAGCTGCCTCTGAATCAAGACAACACCAGAAACCCCATCTCCTCTCAGGCACAGAGTGCTGGAGACTACGATTTATCGATTCAACAAAATCAGCGACCCACAAACTGTGGATCCACTCGTGATCTGTCCGAGGTATCAAGGATCAATCTCCGTGAGATGTTGGGATCAGAAAGGACTCAAGGTTTTTTGCCTCAGCTTCACTTTGGTAAAGGCAACAAACATCTCGGACATGCAGATCCAcaagcagaaagagagaaaggctaTCCACTGCCTCAAGATCTCACAG GTTATATGGGTGGAGCGGGAAACTACCTGGGAGCAAGCCTGGGCGCTGGAGGCTACGGAGCAG GTTTGGGGCAGGGAGCATACCTGGGTGGTGCGGCCGGCAAACATG ctgccgctgccgctgcaCTCGGACAGGGTGGGTATCCTCAAGGTGTTCCAG GCTATGGTGACGGAGCAACCGGGCTGCTGGGTGCTGTTGGAAATGGCTACG GTGGAGACGCTGCAAAAGCTTTGGCTGCAG CAGGTTACGGGAATGGTTACAGCGACGGTTACGGAGCTG CCCTCAGCACGGGAGGCTACGCCGGGCAGGCCCAGGGAGGATATG GAGCAGGGGCTGCTCAGGTTCCTTATGGGAGCGCTCCAGTGATTCCAACTGGACTGGAAG GTGAAGGGGGCTACCCGTACGGCGCTCAGTCGCTCAGCCTCAGAGCTGAAGGTGCTAAATCCTCTGACAAATATG gagctgctgcaggatacAGAGCTCAGAAGACAG GTTATGGTGCACAGCTGGGAGCGACTCAAGATGCGATGG GAGAGCAGGCTGGCAAATATGGTGGAGTTAACGGTGCCCTTGGAAATGGATACAAAG GCTAA
- the LOC128458875 gene encoding spidroin-1 isoform X1 encodes MLFRALLQTSLVLWLAQQTLQGGVRPQSVSFGRVLPARGVGVGLRPAVSGALGAMGNRYGNKAMKAGIGRYPGAQLGLGGYRSLGLGGRAGLRQGGYGAQGAYGASLGTGMGMGTGFNGLGQGLGQGGKRGYGAGVGTLPGYGAMAGMGYPEARPGIGLGYPTGQRAEEQIPGVSAADLGGPELASLGQALQDLKREKGRVLGLLKGKGDKGFVPETPAGGDGILGPIAPELLAGVHSLEPLVKSSNLGSTNPFDKPSKNLGLAASQAQGRDSHEPTFLKRKITTGHGVTLAAGGVRQQLPLNQDNTRNPISSQAQSAGDYDLSIQQNQRPTNCGSTRDLSEVSRINLREMLGSERTQGFLPQLHFGKGNKHLGHADPQAEREKGYPLPQDLTGYMGGAGNYLGASLGAGGYGAGLGQGAYLGGAAGKHAAAAAALGQGGYPQGVPGYGDGATGLLGAVGNGYGGDAAKALAAAGYGNGYSDGYGAGLGYPAHLADGAENKAGKNKALSTGGYAGQAQGGYGAGAAQVPYGSAPVIPTGLEGEGGYPYGAQSLSLRAEGAKSSDKYGAAAGYRAQKTGYGAQLGATQDAMGEQAGKYGGVNGALGNGYKG; translated from the exons ATGCTGTTTCGAGCTCTGCTCCAGACGTCGCTGGTTCTCTGGTTGGCTCAGCAAACTCTGCAAGGCG gggTTAGACCTCAGAGTGTATCCTTTGGCAGAGTGCTGCCAGCCAGAG GTGTTGGTGTTGGACTTAGACCAGCAG TTTCAGGAGCCCTTGGCGCTATGGGAAATCGTTATGGCAACAAAGCGATGAAGGCTGGAA TTGGCCGTTATCCTGGGGCTCAGCTCGGTCTGG GGGGTTACAGATCTCTTGGATTAGGAGGAAGAGCAGGCCTGAGGCAAGGTGGATATGGAGCCCAGGGAGCCTATG GTGCCAGCCTGGGCACCGGAATGGGAATGGGGACTGGATTTAACGGACTGGGACAGGGCTTGGGccagggaggaaaaagag GTTATGGTGCTGGCGTCGGAACTCTGCCAG GATATGGGGCTATGGCTGGCATGGGCTATCCTGAGGCCCGACCAG GAATTGGACTTGGTTATCCCACTGGACAGAGGGCTGAGGAACAAATACCCG gtgtgtctgcagcagattTGGGGGGACCAGAGCTGGCCAGTCTGGGCCAAGCTCTTCAAGATCTGAAGAGGGAAAAGGGCAGAGTACTTGGTCTCTTGAAGGGGAAAGGAGACAAAGGTTTTGTTCCTGAAACACCAGCTGGAGGGGACGGTATTCTTGGTCCTATTGCACCTGAGTTACTGGCTGGAGTCCACAGCCTCGAACCGTTAGTAAAGTCATCAAATCTTGGATCTACGAACCCTTTTGATAAACCGAGTAAAAATCTTGGTCTTGCTGCTTCACAAGCACAAGGAAGAGACAGTCATGAGCCTACTTTCTTGAAAAGAAAGATCACCACAGGCCATGGAGTCACACTGGCAGCTGGAGGAGTAAGACAGCAGCTGCCTCTGAATCAAGACAACACCAGAAACCCCATCTCCTCTCAGGCACAGAGTGCTGGAGACTACGATTTATCGATTCAACAAAATCAGCGACCCACAAACTGTGGATCCACTCGTGATCTGTCCGAGGTATCAAGGATCAATCTCCGTGAGATGTTGGGATCAGAAAGGACTCAAGGTTTTTTGCCTCAGCTTCACTTTGGTAAAGGCAACAAACATCTCGGACATGCAGATCCAcaagcagaaagagagaaaggctaTCCACTGCCTCAAGATCTCACAG GTTATATGGGTGGAGCGGGAAACTACCTGGGAGCAAGCCTGGGCGCTGGAGGCTACGGAGCAG GTTTGGGGCAGGGAGCATACCTGGGTGGTGCGGCCGGCAAACATG ctgccgctgccgctgcaCTCGGACAGGGTGGGTATCCTCAAGGTGTTCCAG GCTATGGTGACGGAGCAACCGGGCTGCTGGGTGCTGTTGGAAATGGCTACG GTGGAGACGCTGCAAAAGCTTTGGCTGCAG CAGGTTACGGGAATGGTTACAGCGACGGTTACGGAGCTG GGCTTGGTTACCCAGCACACTTAGCTGATGGGGCTGAGAACAAAGCAGGGAAGAATAAAG CCCTCAGCACGGGAGGCTACGCCGGGCAGGCCCAGGGAGGATATG GAGCAGGGGCTGCTCAGGTTCCTTATGGGAGCGCTCCAGTGATTCCAACTGGACTGGAAG GTGAAGGGGGCTACCCGTACGGCGCTCAGTCGCTCAGCCTCAGAGCTGAAGGTGCTAAATCCTCTGACAAATATG gagctgctgcaggatacAGAGCTCAGAAGACAG GTTATGGTGCACAGCTGGGAGCGACTCAAGATGCGATGG GAGAGCAGGCTGGCAAATATGGTGGAGTTAACGGTGCCCTTGGAAATGGATACAAAG GCTAA
- the LOC128458875 gene encoding uncharacterized protein LOC128458875 isoform X5 → MLFRALLQTSLVLWLAQQTLQGGVRPQSVSFGRVLPARGVGVGLRPAVSGALGAMGNRYGNKAMKAGIGRYPGAQLGLGGYRSLGLGGRAGLRQGGYGAQGAYGASLGTGMGMGTGFNGLGQGLGQGGKRGYGAGVGTLPGYGAMAGMGYPEARPGIGLGYPTGQRAEEQIPGYMGGAGNYLGASLGAGGYGAGLGQGAYLGGAAGKHAAAAAALGQGGYPQGVPGYGDGATGLLGAVGNGYGGDAAKALAAAGYGNGYSDGYGAGLGYPAHLADGAENKAGKNKALSTGGYAGQAQGGYGAGAAQVPYGSAPVIPTGLEGEGGYPYGAQSLSLRAEGAKSSDKYGAAAGYRAQKTGYGAQLGATQDAMGEQAGKYGGVNGALGNGYKG, encoded by the exons ATGCTGTTTCGAGCTCTGCTCCAGACGTCGCTGGTTCTCTGGTTGGCTCAGCAAACTCTGCAAGGCG gggTTAGACCTCAGAGTGTATCCTTTGGCAGAGTGCTGCCAGCCAGAG GTGTTGGTGTTGGACTTAGACCAGCAG TTTCAGGAGCCCTTGGCGCTATGGGAAATCGTTATGGCAACAAAGCGATGAAGGCTGGAA TTGGCCGTTATCCTGGGGCTCAGCTCGGTCTGG GGGGTTACAGATCTCTTGGATTAGGAGGAAGAGCAGGCCTGAGGCAAGGTGGATATGGAGCCCAGGGAGCCTATG GTGCCAGCCTGGGCACCGGAATGGGAATGGGGACTGGATTTAACGGACTGGGACAGGGCTTGGGccagggaggaaaaagag GTTATGGTGCTGGCGTCGGAACTCTGCCAG GATATGGGGCTATGGCTGGCATGGGCTATCCTGAGGCCCGACCAG GAATTGGACTTGGTTATCCCACTGGACAGAGGGCTGAGGAACAAATACCCG GTTATATGGGTGGAGCGGGAAACTACCTGGGAGCAAGCCTGGGCGCTGGAGGCTACGGAGCAG GTTTGGGGCAGGGAGCATACCTGGGTGGTGCGGCCGGCAAACATG ctgccgctgccgctgcaCTCGGACAGGGTGGGTATCCTCAAGGTGTTCCAG GCTATGGTGACGGAGCAACCGGGCTGCTGGGTGCTGTTGGAAATGGCTACG GTGGAGACGCTGCAAAAGCTTTGGCTGCAG CAGGTTACGGGAATGGTTACAGCGACGGTTACGGAGCTG GGCTTGGTTACCCAGCACACTTAGCTGATGGGGCTGAGAACAAAGCAGGGAAGAATAAAG CCCTCAGCACGGGAGGCTACGCCGGGCAGGCCCAGGGAGGATATG GAGCAGGGGCTGCTCAGGTTCCTTATGGGAGCGCTCCAGTGATTCCAACTGGACTGGAAG GTGAAGGGGGCTACCCGTACGGCGCTCAGTCGCTCAGCCTCAGAGCTGAAGGTGCTAAATCCTCTGACAAATATG gagctgctgcaggatacAGAGCTCAGAAGACAG GTTATGGTGCACAGCTGGGAGCGACTCAAGATGCGATGG GAGAGCAGGCTGGCAAATATGGTGGAGTTAACGGTGCCCTTGGAAATGGATACAAAG GCTAA